The Henckelia pumila isolate YLH828 chromosome 2, ASM3356847v2, whole genome shotgun sequence genome includes a window with the following:
- the LOC140882865 gene encoding uncharacterized protein — METKLDGVEGSLILIQQGAEARVFESTFVGRRSIVKERFSKKYRHPSLDSKLTLKRLNAEARCMTKARKLGVSTPGLYAVDPMLNTLTFEFVEGPSVKDILLNFGLQGIVEERLDDIAAQIGDAIGKIHDGGLVHGDLTTSNMLIRNSSNQLVLIDFGLSFTSTLPEDKAVDLYVLERALLAMHSSCGNVMEKILNAYRKSSKQWSSTLNKLAQVRQRGRKRTMVG; from the exons ATGGAGACAAAGTTAGATGGAGTTGAAGGATCCTTGATCTTAATTCAGCAGGGAGCTGAAGCT AGAGTGTTTGAGTCAACTTTTGTTGGCAGAAGGTCTATTGTTAAGGAACGTTTTTCAAAGAAATACAGGCATCCATCTCTGGACTCGAAGCTCACTCTCAAACGGTTGAATGCG GAAGCTAGGTGCATGACAAAAGCTAGAAAGCTAGGGGTTTCGACCCCAGGGCTCTATGCTGTTGATCCAATGCTGAACACTTTAACTTTTGAGTTTGTCGAGGGGCCCTCGGTAAAAGACATACTGCTCAACTTTGGGTTGCAAGGTATTGTCGAAGAACGGTTGGATGATATTGCAGCACAGATTGGCGATGCAATTGGCAAGATACATGATGGTGGCCTTGTCCATGGAGATCTGACGACATCAAACATGTTAATCCGGAATAGTTCCAATCAGCTG GTACTTATTGATTTTGGTCTGAGCTTCACATCAACCCTTCCTGAAGACAAAGCAGTTGATTTATATGTTCTTGAACGAGCTTTGCTAGCTATGCATTCTTCATGTGGAAATGTG ATGGAAAAGATCCTGAATGCATACAGAAAATCTTCAAAACAATGGTCTTCAACCTTGAACAAGTTAGCTCAAG TGAGACAAAGAGGAAGAAAGCGAACGATGGTTGGGTGA